A region of Paenimyroides aestuarii DNA encodes the following proteins:
- the aqpZ gene encoding aquaporin Z: MFKKSSCMKKLFAEFFGTFWLVFGGCGAAVFAAGVPEIGIGLAGVSLAFGLTVLTMAYAVGHISGGHFNPAVSFGLFASGRFPAKDLFPYIVSQVLGASAAAACLWFILNGAGAFSVEGVGAFATNFYEMEGYAGRSYSMEAAFAAEFLLTAFFLIIILGATDKWANGKFAGIAIGLALTLIHLISIPITNTSVNPARSTSQALFVQGEALSQLWLFWAAPIAGAIVGGLIYKFLLEKTEE; the protein is encoded by the coding sequence ATTTTTAAAAAATCAAGTTGTATGAAAAAATTATTTGCAGAGTTCTTTGGAACTTTTTGGCTGGTTTTTGGCGGATGTGGAGCGGCAGTTTTTGCAGCAGGCGTACCCGAAATTGGTATAGGTTTAGCGGGTGTTTCGTTGGCCTTTGGTTTAACCGTTTTAACAATGGCTTATGCAGTAGGGCATATTTCAGGCGGACATTTTAACCCGGCAGTTTCGTTTGGTTTGTTTGCAAGCGGTAGATTTCCCGCAAAAGACTTATTCCCTTACATTGTTTCGCAAGTGCTGGGGGCATCGGCTGCTGCGGCATGTTTGTGGTTTATTTTAAACGGAGCAGGTGCATTTAGCGTTGAAGGTGTAGGAGCCTTTGCAACAAACTTCTACGAAATGGAAGGATATGCAGGCAGAAGCTACAGCATGGAAGCTGCATTTGCAGCAGAATTTTTGTTAACAGCATTTTTCCTAATCATTATCTTAGGAGCAACAGACAAATGGGCAAACGGTAAATTTGCCGGTATTGCTATTGGTTTGGCATTAACATTAATTCACTTAATTTCGATTCCAATCACCAATACATCGGTAAATCCGGCACGTTCTACTTCGCAAGCGCTATTTGTTCAAGGCGAAGCGTTATCGCAATTATGGTTGTTCTGGGCAGCACCAATTGCTGGTGCAATCGTTGGAGGGTTAATCTATAAATTTTTACTTGAGAAAACAGAAGAGTAG
- a CDS encoding arsenate reductase family protein, producing MKKIYYLKTCDTCKRILQQIDNIQAFQLQDIKEEFVTEKQLEEMYKLTGNYETLFSKRAKLYKEMGLKDKNLTETDFKRYLLEHYTFLARPVIIYEQQIFVGNNKKTIDAMLQKVNNS from the coding sequence ATGAAAAAAATCTATTACCTAAAAACCTGCGATACCTGTAAGCGTATCTTACAACAAATTGATAACATACAAGCATTTCAATTACAAGATATTAAAGAAGAATTTGTAACAGAGAAGCAACTCGAAGAAATGTATAAACTTACAGGCAATTACGAAACTTTGTTTAGCAAGCGCGCAAAACTTTACAAAGAGATGGGGTTAAAAGATAAAAACCTTACCGAAACCGATTTTAAACGATACCTTCTAGAGCATTATACCTTTTTGGCACGGCCGGTGATTATTTATGAACAGCAAATATTTGTAGGAAATAATAAAAAAACAATCGATGCAATGCTTCAAAAAGTAAACAACAGTTAA
- the trhO gene encoding oxygen-dependent tRNA uridine(34) hydroxylase TrhO encodes MQLYNTLSAEQRAQLIEEAGQNRITLSFYQYAKIADPQQFRNELFLAWSKLDALGRTYVAHEGINAQMSIPAENLEAFRETLEAYDFMKGIRLNVAVEQDDLSFLKLTVKVRNKIVADGLDDATFDVTNKGVHLNAKEFNEMLNDPDVVLVDFRNHYESEVGHFTGAITPDVDTFRESLPIINEQLQNHKQNKKLLMYCTGGIRCEKASAYFKHQGFENVYQLEGGIIEYTRQVKAEGLESKFIGKNFVFDHRLGERITNDIIANCHQCGKPCDTHVNCANEACHLLFIQCDECHSKMHGCCSDACLDIIQLPVEEQKRLRKGQQKGNLIFKKGKSPALKFKKERNVFEEVVPVKVATVTEIRKKKHERKILVGQGEHFFTKASVAQFTITNNEVKVGDEVLIVGPSTGEERMVLTAFKVNGTEAKVAQAGDKITFVVPFRIRLSDRLYLIKKEN; translated from the coding sequence ATGCAACTGTACAACACCTTAAGCGCTGAACAACGCGCACAATTAATCGAAGAAGCGGGACAAAACCGTATCACACTTTCTTTTTATCAATACGCAAAAATCGCAGATCCCCAACAATTTAGAAATGAACTGTTTTTGGCTTGGTCAAAATTAGATGCTTTGGGCAGAACATATGTGGCACATGAAGGGATTAATGCGCAGATGAGTATTCCTGCTGAAAATTTGGAAGCGTTCAGAGAAACTTTGGAAGCGTATGATTTTATGAAAGGAATTCGGTTGAATGTGGCGGTGGAACAAGACGATTTATCGTTTTTAAAACTAACGGTAAAAGTGCGCAATAAGATTGTTGCCGATGGATTGGACGATGCTACTTTTGATGTTACCAATAAAGGAGTGCATCTAAATGCCAAAGAATTCAACGAAATGTTGAACGATCCCGATGTGGTTTTGGTAGATTTCCGTAACCATTACGAAAGCGAAGTGGGTCATTTTACAGGAGCTATAACGCCTGATGTGGATACTTTTCGCGAATCATTGCCTATTATAAACGAACAGTTACAAAATCATAAACAAAATAAAAAATTATTAATGTATTGTACCGGCGGCATCCGTTGTGAAAAAGCCAGTGCATACTTTAAACATCAGGGTTTTGAAAACGTGTATCAATTAGAAGGCGGTATCATAGAATACACACGCCAAGTAAAAGCCGAAGGTTTAGAAAGTAAATTTATTGGGAAAAACTTTGTGTTTGATCACCGTTTGGGCGAACGTATTACGAACGATATCATTGCGAATTGCCATCAATGCGGTAAACCTTGCGACACCCATGTGAATTGTGCCAATGAAGCATGTCATTTGCTGTTTATTCAGTGCGATGAGTGCCACAGCAAAATGCACGGATGTTGTTCCGATGCATGTTTAGATATCATACAATTACCCGTAGAAGAACAAAAACGCCTGCGAAAAGGACAGCAAAAAGGTAATTTAATCTTTAAAAAAGGAAAATCGCCTGCCTTAAAATTTAAGAAAGAACGCAATGTTTTTGAAGAAGTAGTTCCTGTAAAAGTAGCAACCGTAACCGAAATTCGCAAAAAGAAACACGAGCGAAAAATTTTAGTAGGTCAAGGCGAACATTTCTTTACAAAGGCTTCGGTAGCACAATTTACCATCACAAACAATGAAGTAAAAGTAGGAGATGAGGTGTTAATTGTGGGGCCATCAACCGGAGAAGAGCGAATGGTTTTAACTGCTTTTAAAGTGAATGGTACAGAAGCCAAAGTTGCACAAGCAGGTGATAAAATAACCTTTGTGGTTCCGTTCCGCATTCGTTTATCTGATCGATTGTATTTGATCAAAAAAGAAAATTAA
- a CDS encoding L,D-transpeptidase has product MKKIIVVLSLTLFLASCKKEVETDTVEFEEDTTAVDRSMENQIDSIAIKRNDSIEMAKKDSIAAVKKAAIEESKKSNKFSVFKGDAYSYWPIKPSDSLRKLFYNTFTKEQQYTIAALNRIDTDHIKTRDTLIVPNEFKTAFIDYSPFPRKLTNITEVPKIIIFSYPIQAYGVYENGNLVKWGPTNMGKKASQTPRGLFFTNWKGRKVRSTVDDEWILNWNFNISNHGGVGWHQYALPGYPASHSCLRLLDADAQWLYNWADQWVLTEDRNTVKVKGTPVIVYGDYKFGVKGIWHQLVENPSITTLSKSELEAIIEPYLAEIFNQQTIREAYNEAKLNNKPKEDSLKIVKDSMK; this is encoded by the coding sequence ATGAAAAAAATCATTGTTGTATTGTCGCTAACATTGTTTTTGGCAAGTTGTAAAAAAGAAGTTGAAACCGATACGGTAGAGTTTGAAGAAGACACCACCGCGGTTGATCGTTCTATGGAAAATCAAATTGATTCTATAGCCATAAAAAGGAATGATTCCATTGAAATGGCTAAAAAAGATTCCATTGCAGCCGTAAAAAAAGCAGCAATAGAGGAAAGTAAAAAATCAAATAAATTCAGTGTTTTTAAGGGCGATGCGTATAGTTATTGGCCCATAAAACCAAGCGATTCACTGCGTAAACTTTTTTACAATACTTTTACGAAAGAACAGCAATACACCATTGCTGCGCTGAATCGTATCGATACGGATCATATCAAGACCCGCGACACACTTATTGTGCCCAACGAGTTTAAAACAGCGTTTATAGATTACAGCCCTTTTCCACGCAAATTGACCAATATAACTGAAGTTCCTAAAATAATCATTTTTTCGTACCCCATTCAAGCCTATGGTGTGTATGAAAATGGAAATTTGGTGAAATGGGGACCAACCAACATGGGTAAGAAAGCATCGCAAACACCTAGAGGATTGTTTTTTACCAACTGGAAAGGACGCAAAGTTCGCAGTACTGTTGATGATGAATGGATTTTAAATTGGAACTTCAACATCAGCAACCACGGCGGTGTGGGCTGGCATCAATATGCTTTGCCAGGATATCCCGCTTCGCATTCGTGTTTGCGATTGTTAGATGCCGATGCCCAGTGGTTGTACAATTGGGCAGACCAATGGGTGTTAACAGAAGACCGAAACACAGTAAAGGTAAAAGGAACACCAGTAATTGTTTATGGCGATTACAAGTTTGGCGTGAAAGGTATTTGGCACCAATTAGTGGAAAATCCGTCGATAACAACCCTTTCGAAAAGTGAGTTAGAAGCCATTATTGAACCTTATTTGGCTGAAATTTTTAATCAGCAAACCATTCGCGAAGCCTATAACGAAGCAAAATTAAACAACAAGCCTAAAGAAGATAGTTTGAAAATTGTGAAAGATAGTATGAAATAA
- a CDS encoding L,D-transpeptidase — translation MRNLILMMGLCSIAFYSCKDTTDSRQKMSSEKKLERKYEKAQSYTYTNWVLKSSDSVRKVFKEKFTSEQLATIVALNRVDKSTFTSVDTLLIPDQFDDDFLAYAPFPYTLNSAKEISKLAIFSYPIQAYGLYENGELVKWGPSSMGSKEHATPTGLYFCNWKGEEVISTFDDEWVLRWNFNIENEEGIGWHQYSMPGYPASHSCLRLLEADAKWMYDWADEWILADKETVKAKGTPVIIYGSYDFEGRKPWLDLAKNSHANDISAETLNEIVKKHQTNILKEQKNRAAVTNAK, via the coding sequence ATGAGAAATTTAATTTTAATGATGGGATTGTGTTCCATCGCGTTTTACAGTTGCAAAGATACAACTGATTCACGACAAAAAATGTCGTCTGAAAAAAAATTAGAACGAAAGTATGAAAAAGCACAATCATACACTTATACGAATTGGGTGCTGAAAAGCAGCGATTCGGTTCGCAAAGTTTTCAAAGAAAAATTCACTTCCGAACAGCTTGCAACTATTGTGGCGCTGAACCGAGTTGATAAAAGCACTTTTACTTCGGTTGACACCTTGTTGATTCCCGATCAGTTTGATGATGATTTTTTGGCATATGCTCCTTTTCCTTATACATTAAATAGTGCGAAAGAAATATCTAAATTAGCCATATTTTCCTATCCCATTCAAGCGTACGGTTTGTACGAAAATGGCGAATTGGTAAAATGGGGGCCATCAAGTATGGGTTCTAAAGAGCATGCAACTCCCACAGGTTTGTATTTCTGTAATTGGAAAGGTGAAGAAGTGATCAGCACGTTTGATGACGAATGGGTTTTGCGCTGGAACTTTAATATTGAAAACGAAGAAGGAATTGGCTGGCATCAATATTCCATGCCTGGTTATCCGGCATCGCACTCTTGTTTGCGTTTGTTAGAAGCCGATGCGAAATGGATGTATGATTGGGCAGACGAATGGATTTTGGCTGATAAAGAAACTGTAAAAGCAAAAGGTACACCTGTAATTATTTATGGAAGCTATGATTTTGAAGGAAGAAAACCTTGGTTAGATTTAGCAAAAAACAGTCATGCCAATGATATTTCTGCCGAAACGTTGAACGAAATTGTGAAAAAACATCAAACCAATATCCTAAAAGAACAGAAAAATAGGGCTGCTGTAACGAATGCTAAATAA